One window of Vespa velutina chromosome 2, iVesVel2.1, whole genome shotgun sequence genomic DNA carries:
- the LOC124947352 gene encoding testis-specific serine/threonine-protein kinase 1, with protein sequence MATRLSPRNSEVNALEQRGYLIGKKIGQGSYATVHLAEYVDGANSKKMRLACKIFDKEKAPPDFLEKFFPRELEILTKIENPHIIQVHSILQRGPRVFIFMRYADNGDLLDFVTRNGVVPEQQSKLWFRQMASGLQYLHSKNIAHRDLKCENILLSRKFNVKLADFGFARFCVDHDGRRVLSKTYCGSAAYAAPEVVSGTPYNPKLADVWSLGIILFIMLNASMPFDDSNLRKLLKDQMSRNWVFRSRVREIVSMSAKSIVRHILEPDITLRLTLDRVLGHEWVRTRKEKTNSLAGRLIHSAPPIHQQVSSAGGTVVNSAARTGNLLTSKALSPFKNSENQGSTVKSIGTSGKDSQPPITVE encoded by the exons ATGGCCACGCGACTGAGCCCCCGAAACTCGGAGGTGAACGCACTTGAGCAAAGGGGCTATTTGATCGGCAAGAAGATCGGACAG GGTTCCTATGCGACCGTACACCTAGCTGAATATGTTGATGGAgcaaattcaaaaaaaatgcGATTGGCATGTAAGATCTTCGACAAGGAGAAAGCTCCACCGGATTTTCTCGAGAAATTTTTCCCTagagaattggaaatattaacGAAGATTGAGAATCCCCATATAATCCAA GTACATAGTATTTTGCAACGTGGGCCACGTGTTTTCATCTTTATGCGATATGCAGACAATGGTGATTTATTGGACTTCGTAACGAGAAACGGAGTTGTACCTGAGCAACAATCGAAGCTTTGGTTTCGTCAAATGGCCTCTGGGTTGCAATATCTTCATAGCAAGAATATAGCTCATCGGGATCTTAAGTGTGAAAATATCCTCTTGTCGAGAAAGTTTAATGTGAAACTCGCGGATTTTGGTTTTGCGAGATTTTGCGTCGATCACGATGGTAGACGTGTTTTAAGTAAAACTTATTGTGGATCTGCTGCTTATGCTGCACCTGAAGTTGTCTCTGGTACACCTTACAACCCTAAGTTAGCTGACGTTTGGTCTCTCGGTATCATTCTCTTCATCATGCTGAATGCTTCGATGCCGTTCGATGATTCCAATTTGAGAAAACTTCTGAAAGATCAGATGTCACGGAATTGGGTATTCAGGTCTCGAGTACGCGAGATCGTTTCCATGTCGGCGAAGAGCATCGTTAGACATATCCTCGAGCCGGACATTACCCTCAGGCTAACTCTCGACAGAGTACTTGGTCATGAATGGGTACGTACCAGAAAGGAGAAGACCAATTCTCTTGCAGGCAGACTCATTCATTCGGCACCACCCATTCATCAACAG GTGAGCAGTGCTGGCGGTACCGTTGTAAATTCCGCTGCCAGAACTGGAAATCTTCTTACGTCGAAAGCTTTATCCCCGTTTAAAAATTCTGAAAATCAAGGAAGCACTGTCAAATCAATTGGAACTTCTGGAAAAGATTCACAACCACCCATTACAGTCGAATGA
- the LOC124947342 gene encoding RNA-binding protein 34-like yields the protein MTKVKQNTKASSHNKPLKVIKNNPIHKKKNEKFANTPTGKVHLINGNKMQNNQNNSNQLSNEQKQKNDFKKKSSESLDSKNASPQNNKQFPKDKKNLAHKKNKSDESLNDTNENVMLSNDSITSQNDNDKVPDIFGQSLADDTDEDDTDFNENEESNEDDEYEYNSDVDNTISPHKGVQMFKGVKNKNSDSTEESEDDYDSENYDDTDNDDDDDDDDYMDSYEEDEKDINKSEEKKKKVEEEGDDDDDQDDDDDDDDDDDDDDDNDDSFRDLYEEDENDDMDESHRKTNISSVDKNKKKKDSFNEENDDDEEDDDDEEDNEESTPTLKDLLANSIVDDENDEDFKGDDEDDEDIDISDEESESEELEINKRTIYISNIPNIVKKEEIKKVFKQFGHIENIRERCIVPKDLMRKKKVAAIKNQIHPKVDVTTMFVVYKTVIAAQKALSMNGKKFEGNYLRVDSVDKLKKKPDNKKAVFLGNLSFTIKDNDVWEHFKQCGEIHSVRLIRDTRKGTGKGIGYVNFQSEDSVPLALELNGSTLLNREIRVKRYSTDDKSKQKFKNKNKRSLSVNNEVNKSSKKFKSNDANKTTPTENNKKKLKLKNKLHKDSTPNVSVKKTTIFQGEKATVEKKKKKKSKLEQEKKKMAAILTTKSKKVQKV from the exons atgaCTAAAGTTAAGCAAAATACAAAAGCTAGTTCTCATAATAAACCTTTAAaagtcattaaaaataatcctatccataaaaagaaaaatgaaaaatttgcgAACACACCAACTGGTAAGGTACATTTAATCAATGGAAACAAAATGCAGAATAATCAGAATAATTCAAATCAATTAAGTAATGaacagaaacaaaagaatGACTTTAAAAAGAAGAGTTCAGAATCTCTGGATAGTAAAAATGCTTCTccacaaaataataaacaatttccaaaagataaaaaaaatttagcacataagaagaataaaagtgaCGAATCTTTAAATGatacaaatgaaaatgttatgCTATCAAATGATAGTATTACTTcacaaaatgataatgataaagtaCCAGATATCTTTGGACAAAGTTTGGCAGATGATACAGATGAAGATGATactgattttaatgaaaatgaagagtCTAATGAAGATGACGAGTATGAATATAATAGTGATGTAGATAATACCATTTCACCACATAAAGGAGTACAAATGTTTAAaggagtaaaaaataaaaattctgatTCTACTGAAGAAAGTGAAGATGACTATGACAGTGAAAATTATGATGATActgataatgatgacgatgacgatgatgacgattacATGGATTCttatgaagaagatgaaaaggatataaataaatctgaagaaaaaaagaagaaagttgaagaagaaggtgatgatgatgacgaccaggatgatgatgatgatgatgacgacgacgacgacgacgatgacgacaatgacgattcTTTTCGTGATCTTtatgaagaagacgaaaatGATGATATGGATGAATCTCATCGCAAAACAAACATTTCATctgtagataaaaataaaaagaaaaaagatagttttaatgaagaaaatgacgatgatgaggaagatgatgatgatgaagaagataaTGAAGAGTCTACTCCTACTTTGAAAGATCTTTTAGCAAACAGTATTGTGGatgatgaaaatgatgaaGATTTTAAGGGAgacgatgaagatgatgaagataTTGACATCAGTGATGAAGAATCAGAGTCTGAAGaactcgaaataaataaaagaacaatttatattagtaatattccaaatattgtaaagaaagaagaaataaagaaagtatttaaacaatttggTCATATCGAAAATATACGGGAAAGATGTATAGTTCCAAAAGATTtgatgaggaagaaaaaagtagctGCTATAAAAAATCAGATACATCCTAAAGTAGACGTTACTACTATGTTTGTTGTATATAAAACAGTAATAGCGGCTCAAAAAGCATTAAGtatgaatggaaaaaaattcgaaggcAATTACTTAAGAGTAGACTCTGttgataaattgaaaaagaaaccaGATAATAAGAAAGCTGTGTTCTTAGGAAATTTATCTTTCA CAATCAAAGATAATGATGTTTGGGAACACTTCAAACAATGTGGAGAAATTCATTCTGTACGATTAATTAGAGATACGAGGAAAGGTACAGGAAAAGGAATAGGATATGTTAATTTTCAAAGCGAAGATTCTGTACCTCTAGCATTAGAATTAAATGGATCAACTCTTCTAAATCGAGAAATACGAGTAAAACGGTATTCTACAGATGACAAATCGAAACagaaatttaaaaacaagaataaaagatCACTCTCAGTAAATAATGAAGTTAATAAATCATCAAAGAAGTTCAAATCTAATGATGCAAATAAAACTACTCCAACA gagaataataaaaagaaattaaaacttaaaaataaattacacaaAGACAGTACCCCGAATGTTTCAGTAAAGAAAACTACCATCTTTCAAGGAGAGAAAGCTactgtagaaaagaaaaagaagaagaagtctaAGTtggaacaagagaaaaagaaaatggctgCAATACTTACTACAAAGTCCAAAAAAGTACAGAAAGTCTAA
- the LOC124947346 gene encoding putative transferase CAF17 homolog, mitochondrial, with protein sequence MSKMTLNHISKFAFQICLQKHKVANVRLIQSRIFALNAQQSEQKTLECLNERSVLRLSGHESATFLQGLITNDIGYLKEGSASIYSLFLNIKGRVLYDTILYKSKEDNVFYIECDTAVVESLEKHLKMYRIRKKIDILCIDKNMKVWSMFDPTKVIDDENNSSFEGSILPCDITNNKASKFIDNIIICQDPRSSSFGLRILANSDIERSEIIKYLDPNISISEDSLSYKEFKYKIGLAEGVNDLPPGKPLPLEINCDYLHGISFQKGCYIGQELTARTYHTGVVRKRLLPFIFDQIPTISFKYDEKILDESGKMNTSTIQESKEKTREIFSCSFCTLQEYFDFKGSKPPFARHITYLEECYVMKDPFDLTAKDVLVIGGDCNICKKAVCLGCSVFFTKRFCQSCAANNSDKLPSQILSKIKI encoded by the exons ATGTCGAAAATGACGTTAAATCACATTAGCAAGTTTGCTTTTCAAATTTGTTTACAAAAGCATAAGGTTGCTAATGTAAGACTAATACAAAGTCGAATCTTCGCATTAAATGCCCAACAATCTGAACAGAAAACATTAGAATGTTTAAATGAAAGATCTGTATTACGTCTCAGTGGACATGAATCTGCTACCTTTTTACAAGGTTTGATAACAAATGATATTGGATATCTTAAAGAAGGCTCTGCAAGtatttattctttgtttttaaatatcaaaggTAGAGTATTATACGATACTATTTTGTATAAAAGCAAAGAGGATAATGTATTTTACATAGAATGTGATACTGCAGTAGTGGAGTCTTTAGAAAAGCATTTAAAGATGTataggataagaaaaaaaatagatatattatgtatagataaaaatatgaaagtttGGTCTATGTTTGATCCAACTAAGGTCATTGATGATGAAAATAACAGTTCTTTTGAAGGCTCTATTTTACCCTGTGATATTACAAATAACAAAGCTAGCAAATTTAtagacaatattataatatgtcaAGATCCTAGATCATCAAGTTTTGGCTTAAGAATTCTTGCTAACTCAGATATTGAAAGATCcgaaatcataaaatatttggaTCCTAATATCTCTATTTCTGAGGATAGTTTAAGCTACAAagaatttaaatacaaaattggTCTTGCTGAAGGTGTCAATGATTTACCACCAGGCAAACCATTACCTCTGGAAATTAATTGTGACTATTTACACGGTATCAGTTTTCAGAAAGGTTGCTATATTGGTCAAGAATTAACAGCTCGTACATATCACACTGGTGTAGTGAGAAAACGTTTATTACCTTTCATATTTGATCAGATTCCAactatatcttttaaatatgatgaaaaaatCCTTGATGAATCTGGCAAG atgaaTACTTCAACGATCCAAGAGTCTaaggaaaaaacgagagaaatctTTTCATGCTCTTTCTGTACTTTACaagaatattttgattttaaaggCTCAAAACCTCCTTTCGCACGACATATCACTTATTTAGAAGAATGTTATGTTATGAAAGATCCTTTTGATTTAACTGCTAAAGATGTTCTGGTTATTGGAGGAGattgtaatatttgtaaaaaagcaGTGTGTCTAGGATGCAGTGTATTTTTTACTAAAAGATTTTGTCAATCTTGTGCTGCAAACAATTCAGATAAATTACCTTCACAAATTCTCTCGAAAATCAAGATATAA
- the LOC124947347 gene encoding splicing factor YJU2, producing the protein MSERKVLNKYYPPDFDPSKIPRMKLARNRQYTVRLMAPFNMRCKTCGEYIYKGKKFNARKEDVEGDDYLGIRIYRFYIKCTRCLQEISFKTDPKNTDYEIEAGATRNFMALKLAEEQAQREEDEEKEEEATNPMKLLEKRTQQSKQELELLESLEELKDLNRRLLQAIDLEEMLEQFNTPKQRLEKEQEELDEQYIKSVFGNKNQKRIVVEEEIVELDEKESSPPKKMFKTKVKDKESNNLDSREDSSEFKETIDVNLSGPSTSTNTIVKSSIFLKDTKASFNKKNLVIVKKKASLGVKTNSDTISEKEVSEKTVMLPEINSKSDEIKANDNCENTVPTSNNIGNGLSLLTEYSDSSDNDSN; encoded by the exons atgtcggAACGTAAAGTATTAAAT aaatattatcccCCGGATTTTGATCCGTCGAAAATTCCGCGCATGAAATTAGCACGGAATCGACAATATACAGTTCGATTAATGGCACCTTTCAATATGAGATGTAAAACATGcggtgaatatatatacaaaggaaAGAAGTTTAACGCACGTAAAGAGGATGTTGAAGGCGACGATTATTTAGGAATTcgtatttatagattttatataaaatgtacacGATGTCTTcaagaaatatctttcaaaaCCGATCCAAAAAATACAGATTATGAAATAGAAGCTGGGGCAACGAGGAATTTTATGGCTTTGAAGCTAGCTGAAGAACAAGcacaaagagaagaagatgaagaaaaagaagaagaagctacAAATCCAATGAAGCTTTTGGAGAAAAGGACGCAACAATCTAAACAAGAATTGGAATTATTAGAATCTTTGGAAGAGTTGAAGGACCTTAATCGTCGTTTATTACAGGCGATTGATTTGGAAGAAATGTTAGAACAATTTAACACACCTAAACAGAGgttagagaaagagcaagaagAATTAGATgaacaatatattaaatcagtatttggtaataaaaatcaaaaaaggattgttgtagaagaagaaattgtggaattagatgaaaaagaaagcagTCCTcccaaaaaaatgtttaaaacaaaagtaaaagataaagagagtaaCAATTTAGATTCAAGAGAGGATTCCTCAGAATTTAAAGAAACT aTTGATGTCAATTTATCGGGACCGTCTACAAGTACAAATACAATTGTTAAaagttcaatatttttaaaagataccAAAGCATCATTTAATAAGAAGAATTTAgttattgttaaaaagaaagcaagTTTAGGTGTAAAAACTAATTCAGATACCATTAGTGAGAAAGAAGTTTCAGAAAAGACTGTTATGTTACcggaaataaattcaaagagTGATGAAATTAAAGCTAATGATAATTGTGAAAATACAGTGCCTACTTCCAATAACATTGGAAATGgtctttctttattaacaGAATATTCTGACAGTAGTGACAACGACAGTAATTAA